taaaccttcttttgataggttccatgtttttacaataaatagaaaacaatattctgtgggcctttgcaaaatcagtcaaaatccagtaaaacagctgggagtgaatgagttaaaaacaggtttggcaaacaaatatatactgtacatactcAAAATGATGTGACTTCTGCTTCACTACTGATTAGTATACTAAAATGCACAATTTCAGGATAATTAAGTCCTAATATGAAATggcttaaaaatacacatttaataaataaaaacgaataaaaatagagttttactaaaaaaaagctaTATTAGTGAATAAACAGAATATTAAAAGAAAGTCCTATTTTTACGATaacttatttaatttttatttttagaataacCCGTGCAAGtcttaattttacaagaatagaGTCATAATGTTATAAGGAATACATCACAATATTCCAAATAAAAGCCACCATTTTATGACTTATGTGAGGACTTTGATGCACtcgaaaaaaacaaagaacCGACCTGATTCTGGCGGCCACGTCAAGGGGCGTGTCCACCTCGTCGGGGAACATCTCATTGGCTCGCGCCTCGCGGTAACGTTGGAGCCCTTCCTCTTCCGCCGCCTCATCCATGTGTTCGTCGTAGCGTTGGTCGGCTCCCGCTCGCTCTGTGGAGCacacttcttcctcttcttcctcctcctcttcttcttctccttcgtcCTCCTCTTCTGAGGCGAGGTCTGAGCCTGCATCCTGAACAACGAGGAGGCGAAGAGAACATACAGATTATTGGAGCTGTAGCACATGTACGCCACCACATGCGTGGTAGGGAATCCTGCAATGTGGGGATATAGGTGGGAAAATTAGCACTGGCGCTCATGTCATCAAATTATCTGATTAAGGACCCGCAATCAGCAGCAACCTCCCACTTTTACTGGATTCTGTAGAAATGCCAGATATTTTGCTTCCGCTCTGATGCAGCAATTTTGCAGAATGTGTGAAAGCGGCCAAAGTTTTGATGCAGCTCCTGCATTATATCTTAGTTGTTTTGTGTTTAAGTTGCAAACTAGCAGCCATCATACACTGAAGACAAATCACATCAGGACACAGCAGGTGGTTTCAGGCTGCAAATTATTCCCAACATTcctgcaccaaaaaacaaaaacaaaaaaaaaacccagcattTGAATAACCCTATTGTTACTCTCACATATTCCTGTGTGTGAGCTTCAACATCAAACAAGTGCAAGAGATTTTTCTTAGACTctcaaataaatcatttgaGTGAAGCCTCCCCCTCCTCTCCCCTTCTCCTCCTGCTgtccagacaggaagtgagttgcATTGGTCGAGCAGGAAGATAGGAGGTTCCTCTCGGGACGCCTGTGCTCCAAAGCACAATTGTTGTGGCCTGTAGCCTGCAGCGGCAGACGCTTGAATCAACAAACTAACAGCACCTCGCAAGGTGCACCAAGTGTGCGTCACGTATGCACACCAACTCGCTTGCCACTCAAAACGTCACAACTTACAATTGTATAGTTCCATAAATGGGGAATTGCAATTACTTGTCATAAAATCAACAATTTGgattcccccaaaaaaagtacaaaatgtcGACTTTTTCCTCTTAAGTGGGGCCTATAgccttaaataaaataattttagaaaatcacaaaaatgttatttacaattctgaaaaaaaaaaaaaatgtaagaattTCAGAAAACAAAAGTAAGCCAAGGCTACAATTACTTGTGAGTCGTCGTCGTTCCCGTCTGGGGCCTCATCCATCATGTCAACATCACAGTCATCATCGTCGCTGCTTTCTGCATCCGGCTCATCATTTTCATCATTATCCACAATCCACGCCGCCTGGTAGTCGGAAGTTCCTTTAGGGACTTTCTTTATGCGTTTGCTCTTTCTGGCCTCTGCAAGACAGCAATTAAATTTGAGGTATTGTTACGTGGTAGAATTTCTATTAATTGTGTTATCAGACACAAAactacatttttaatttccatGCACTCAAGTACAGCAGAAccttataaaatatttttttcattggatACAATTGAAattggaataaataaaaaaatgcacattttcgaAATGGTCCCATTTTGTACCTTCAGCCTCAAGCAGCTCCGATTCTGTGGGCCACGTCTGCTCTCCATCCATTGGGTCCACCTCAGCCTCGGCCTGCAGGCTTTCCCTACAAGAGGGGTCTGATGTCATCAGCACCTTTACAGGGGCCTCTGCTTCGTCACCATCCTacaaaagaacacacaaatacaaaatatgctAAAATATGCTCGTATCAGCAAAATAGCTACTGAAAGTGTAACTCTTCGACTACCATCATGTCAACATCTCCACCCTTGCCGGGCTTGGCTGGTCTGGGTGCAGTTGTGTTTAAGGGAAGCGGGTCAAGTGGCGCGTCGATCTGACTCAGCTGAAAATCTCCGTGTCCACTGATGTGCACTAGCCTGTCCGCTCGGAGAGGACGTCCGCGGACATAACCGGAGACACAGAGGGTGCCGAGGCCAGTGGGGCCACCCGGCGTGCCTTGGCCAGAGGCGGCATTTGGCGTAAAAGTGACACGTTGGGCCACCAGATGGGAGCGTCTGGACCGGAAGCCAAGCTTTCGTTGTCTCTGCGTGCCCAAATGCCTGAGCAGAAGGGTGACTTCCTGCTCTGTGTCCAGAGTGAAGAGACGGGCCTCGGGGAAGCGGATTTCTGTGACTTTGGACAGCGCCCTGCGGGAATCCACCTTCTTCTTTACGGTGAGGTCAGAGAGGCCCTGACACACAAGAGCTACAAAAggtgtggatgttttttttttgttttttttaaatcagacagCATTAGAAATTACGAAAATACAGATGAAACATGGCCAATGTAAGGGTAAAAATTTACCATAGCTAGGAAGGCCCTGGGCAAATAGACAGGAGAGACAGTAGTCTCCATAGCTGTCCCAGCCTTCAGTAGAATCCAGAACAAACATAAGGCTATCCGCCGTCTTTGCTACATCGAGCAGTGAATGTATGTCATCTGGGCAGAGAAAATTAGTAGAACTTAATTGTtagtaactaggggtgtgaattgcctagtacctgacgattcgattcgtatcacgattcacaggtcacgattcgattcgataccgattaatcccgatacgaatttataagtcgattgttgcggtttttttcattcaaatttagaaaatactaatcagtaaacttgtggagtgtaagatttgtatgaaaatgtattatttatttatctgaaacttcagtcttatacaggttgtaatctgttacatgcttgaacagcattaaaataaaatattaaggcttaatgttccgttcatataacattcttccatgcttaaggtgtgaaccctaacccgaagttagacgttttgttgaatatttttccattaaaaatggaagtttaaaaatcgattcggccgcctattgaatcgattcgagaattgcgccatgtagtatcgcgatatattgccgaatcgattttttttttaacacccctattagtaACATTGGTGCTGCTTTCAAAACATGCAATAGAAAAAATTGCAACTAAATACTTTGCTTggaaccttcaaaataaaaaaaataaaaaataaaaaaagtatgtagAGCACAACATTCGTTTGTCTGGGAGCAAATACAATAGCgctacatttatatttttgtttagtaaaCTAAAATTTCCTGTGTCCTCATTTGGGTTGCAGGTTAGGTGCATGTTATTCCAGCTCAGATGGGTCTTATTGCAGAAAACATATTGACAAATAAGcattcaaattcatttttacaTCGATAGACTGTTCAGATTCACTTATCCTtttaacacacttttttttttcctttcttttttaaacgtgtATAGAAACCACAGTATCTGGAGAAACCCCACAAGAGGAcatggagaacatgcaaacttcgaACCCAGAATCACTCATTATTTACCGGTGTTGATTCTAAGAAAGGTAAATCTTTGTTTAAAACGAGGCACAACCAGTCCGAAACTGTCACTGGCACCGCTGACAGACTCCTCCTGGTGAACAACGCCGGCTGCACCCTCTTGACGAAGAAGTTTGGTAACAGCGGCGGCGTCCACGGCGGCATGAAGAGATACCACGCCGACCAGAATAGGAGGACCGTCCCTGCTGCCTAAACGCCGTTTCTCTGTTAGGACCTCGAATGATTGAGAAATATTCAAAGTCAGGTGTAATATTCAACAAACTATTGTTTATATTAGGTTGGATTTAAACTGAAACAATTTTATTATGTCATGGCAGGGTAAAGGTCACGTGGACCTGCAATGTAAATCCAGCCTCATTGATTAGCATTAGTAAATACCACATCTCTCTTGTTCTTGCGTAGTTGATTGGCTTTGTTCTTTCTGTCTATCTTCCGTTGCTCTTTTCTCTGTTTTTTAGTGAGGGCTATCACGGACACCCTTCCTGTAATGAAACACATCGTTTATTTGGTTTGTACAAAGTGGAAAACCTCTCCGACAACACTCGACATGCATACTACtgtaattttcaaattaaaaaaaacaatgtgtttCTATGTGAGAATATCTGTTTTTAAACtacccatttaaaaaaagatggaaTATGTGCATTATTAACCATTGTAACTACAAAAACACAGTAACACATTGTAGGATTTATGTCAAAAGTCAAACAGCTCATTCAACATCTGTATGAGTGTCATTGTTATCCCAGTAAAGGCTCACTTTAATacagtttttatatttattgggTTAAGTGGAAATGATCACGTGTTTAATTAGCCGCCACAACACCAGCTGACGTAAGGTCGTACGTGTCTTATTCAAAATAGAAGAACACTCACCTTTGTTTTCTCTCTCAATTTCACCTTTCGTCCGATGCCTGCCATGCCTGTGGCCCTTGTTTTTCTGCTTATAAACGCCAGGCCTGTGGCTTTGCTGTTTTTCCCCGTGTGCCACCATGTTTTTACCATGTGGGCTGGGACAATCGAGTATACT
This genomic stretch from Festucalex cinctus isolate MCC-2025b chromosome 13, RoL_Fcin_1.0, whole genome shotgun sequence harbors:
- the tsr1 gene encoding pre-rRNA-processing protein TSR1 homolog — protein: MTLRYDCGSILDCPSPHGKNMVAHGEKQQSHRPGVYKQKNKGHRHGRHRTKGEIERENKGRVSVIALTKKQRKEQRKIDRKNKANQLRKNKRDVVLTEKRRLGSRDGPPILVGVVSLHAAVDAAAVTKLLRQEGAAGVVHQEESVSGASDSFGLVVPRFKQRFTFLRINTDDIHSLLDVAKTADSLMFVLDSTEGWDSYGDYCLSCLFAQGLPSYALVCQGLSDLTVKKKVDSRRALSKVTEIRFPEARLFTLDTEQEVTLLLRHLGTQRQRKLGFRSRRSHLVAQRVTFTPNAASGQGTPGGPTGLGTLCVSGYVRGRPLRADRLVHISGHGDFQLSQIDAPLDPLPLNTTAPRPAKPGKGGDVDMMDGDEAEAPVKVLMTSDPSCRESLQAEAEVDPMDGEQTWPTESELLEAEEARKSKRIKKVPKGTSDYQAAWIVDNDENDEPDAESSDDDDCDVDMMDEAPDGNDDDSQDAGSDLASEEEDEGEEEEEEEEEEEVCSTERAGADQRYDEHMDEAAEEEGLQRYREARANEMFPDEVDTPLDVAARIRFQRYRGLKSFRSSPWDPMENLPHNYSRIFQFQSFERTRRRVLAEAAEEEEGAMVGWYVILHVIDVPSSVMESVQAGRPLVLVSLLPHEQKMSVMHLLVRRHPSNTEPIKSKEELVIHCGFRRFRASPIFSQHTSADKHKMERFLRPDAPTVVSVYAPITFPPTGVLLFKQRDDGVQDLVATGSLLSCDPRRIVLKRIVLSGHPFKINRRSAVVRYMFFNRDDIMWFKPVELRTKWGRRGHIKETLGTHGHMKCVFDSQLRSQDTVLMNLYKRVYPRWTYDPYVPLPLPWFKRESTVDLQDLDME